A stretch of DNA from Shewanella sediminis HAW-EB3:
GTTTGATAAGCCAGAAAAGCAACACATCACCATTGATAATCAGCAAGACGAAATACGTAAACTGAAAGCGGAACTACGTCGGGTAACCGAAGAGAGAAATATCCTAAAGGAGGCCGCCGTGTACTTTGCAAGCGAGTCAAAGAAAAGTACACGTTCATAAAGTCCAGGCTCAAGCAATATCCTGTCAGAACCCTGTGTCGAATACTTGATGTTCACCACAGTGGCTTCTATGCGTGGCTAAAGGAGCCTTTGAGTAACCGAGAAGCTGAAGATAAAAGATTGCTAGGTAAGATTAAGCAATTTTGGCTGGAGAGTGGCTGTGTGTATGGTTATCGAAATATTACATTGGACCTCAAGGATGACGGTGAATCGGTTGGTAAAAATCGTGTGCATCGCATTATGAAAGCTGCTCAGATTAAGGCTGTACGAGGCTATAAGCGTAATCCAAGCTTTGGTGGTGGCGATGTTAGCCATACAGCACCAAACACGCTAAATCGTGGCTTTGATGTCGCTAAGCCTAACAAAGTTTGGGTGACCGATTTTACTTATATCCGCACCCATGAAGGTTGGTTGTATCTAACTGTTGTGATCGACCTATTCTCACGACAAGTTGTCGGTTGGACGATGAAAAGCACACCTAAGGCGGACTTGGTTATTGACGCGCTATTGATGGCGATATGGCGACGTTCTCCGACCGAAAAGGTACTGATACATTCCGATCAAGGTGTGCAATATACCTGTTCAGACTGGCGTAGTTTTCTTAAAGAACACAACCTTGAAGCAAGTATGAGCCGCAGAGGAAACTGTCATGATAACGCTGTTGCAGAGAGCTTTTTCTCACTCCTAAAGAAGGATAGAGTTAAGCGAAAAGTCTACAAAACCAGAGACGAAGCACGCTCTGAAATATTTAACTATATAGAATATTTCTATAATCCAGTTCGACATCATGGTAGTAATAACGGACTGTCTCCGATGAAGTTCGAAAAGCAGTATTTTGAGAAACTAGAAAGTGTCTAGATAACTAGGGGCTTACCACTTTTGTAAGCATCTGAGATTACAGGTTAATTTTTTTACTAACAAGTGTAAACGCGCACAGTTTGAGCAACTTTCCTCAAAAGTTGCGTTTGCCACCACCTTCGACAAAGAGTCATAAGACCACAGGTAGACAAGGTTTACCGCGGCACTCTCAAAATT
This window harbors:
- a CDS encoding IS3 family transposase (programmed frameshift), with protein sequence MRGKRYPDEFKIEAVKQVTERGHQIADVAERLGVTPKSLHNWINKFDKPEKQHITIDNQQDEIRKLKAELRRVTEERNIPKGGRRVLCKRVKEKYTFIKSRLKQYPVRTLCRILDVHHSGFYAWLKEPLSNREAEDKRLLGKIKQFWLESGCVYGYRNITLDLKDDGESVGKNRVHRIMKAAQIKAVRGYKRNPSFGGGDVSHTAPNTLNRGFDVAKPNKVWVTDFTYIRTHEGWLYLTVVIDLFSRQVVGWTMKSTPKADLVIDALLMAIWRRSPTEKVLIHSDQGVQYTCSDWRSFLKEHNLEASMSRRGNCHDNAVAESFFSLLKKDRVKRKVYKTRDEARSEIFNYIEYFYNPVRHHGSNNGLSPMKFEKQYFEKLESV